From Thalassospiraceae bacterium LMO-JJ14:
AAAGCAATATCGAAGCGATGGTTCAGTCGAACGAGATATTTTCGGTCGGTGTGAAGGAAATAAATTCCACGATTTACAAGCTGGCTCAGTCCAATATTGAGCAAACCGTTGCCCTGGCTCAGAAAATGATGAGCTGCACGTCGCTTGCCGAAGTTGTTGAACTGCAGAGCGATCTTGCCAAGACGCAGTACGAAACGGCGGTTGAGGAAACCCGCAAGCTTTCCGATCAGACGATCAAGCTTGCCGAGAAAGCTTCAAAACCGCTTGCCGAGCGTTTGACGGTTGCGGTTGAGACTCTGTCGAAACCGCTTGCTGCCTGATTTCCCATCCCCCCCTTTTTTGGGATTTGGCAGTACACAAGGGTGCCCGGTGGTCCTCCCAACTCCGGGCACCCACTCTTAAAGTCCGATGGGTTTAACGATCTACGGCATTCAAAGGCCTGCAGCCCCGCTGCAGGCCTTTTTGCTGCCCGGATATTTCTTTTCGCTTGCCCATTTTGGACTGAGCATTTTTCACCTATATTATAGGGAATGAACCTGAACCATATGGATAGACGCTGTACGAAAATGGCAGAACGAAAAACACCGCCGTACACTGGCGGCGACGAAGAAACCGGTGTCGTCGTCAAGCCGCGCGAGAAGACCAAACGTCCGGCGATGTACAAGGTTCTGATGCTGAATGACGACTACACGCCGATGGAATTCGTCGTTCATGTGTTGGAACGTTTCTTCAGCAAGTCGGCACAGGATGCGACCCAGATCATGCTGCATGTACACCAGCGCGGTGTCGGCGTTTGCGGCGTGTATACCTACGAGGTTGCCGAAACGAAGGTCGCCCAGACCATGGACCTGGCGCGGCAGCACCAGCATCCGCTTCAATGCACGATTGAGAAGGACGGCGGTGAAGACGACGAGTAGAATACATTTGCTGACGAACAGTCATGTCAGTCTCTAAGGCCGGAAAAAATCCGGCGGAAGGATAGAAACCACATGTTATCACGCAATCTGGAACAGACGCTGCATCGTGCCCTGGCCTTGGCCGCGGAACGCTATCACGAATATGCGACGCTTGAGCATCTGTTGCTGTCCCTGACGGAAGACCAGGATTCTGTCGCCGTACTCAGGGCATGTGGCGTTGATCTTGAACAGCTGACCATGGACGTCACCAATTTCATTGACGATGAACTTGAAGATATACGTAACGAGCGCGTCTCCGAACCGAAGCCGACGGCCGGCTTTCAGCGTGTCGTGCAGCGCGCCGTTATTCATGTGCAATCGTCCGGCCGCGAGGAAGTGACCGGTGCCAATGTTCTGGTTGCACTGTTTTCCGAGCGTGAATCACACGCGGTGTTTTTCCTGCAGATGCACGAGATGTCCAGGCTCGATGCCGTCAATTATATTTCCCATGGCATCGCCAAGGTGCCGGGCTATTCCGAAGAACGCACGGTTGAGGGGGCGGATGAAGAAGCCGAAGGCGAAAACGTAGTCCGCAAGGGATCGGAAGCGCTCGATGCCTATTGCGTCAATCTGAATGCAAAGGCTGCCGACGGCCGAATCGACCCGTTGATCGGCCGCGAAAAAGAGGTCGACCGCACCATTCAGATTCTCTGCCGCCGCAACAAGAACAACCCGCTCTATGTCGGCGATCCGGGCGTCGGCAAGACGGCCATTGCCGAAGGTCTTGCCAAGCGTATCGTCGAAGGCGATGTGCCGGAGGTTCTTCAGGGCGCTACGATCTACTCGCTCGACATGGGTTCCTTGCTGGCCGGAACGCGTTATCGCGGCGATTTCGAGGAACGCCTGAAAAACGTCATGGAAGAACTGGTCAACGCCGACAACGCGATCCTGTTCATCGATGAAATCCATACCGTGATCGGCGCCGGCGCCACGTCGGGCGGTTCCATGGATGCGTCGAACATCCTCAAACCGGCATTGCAGAACGGCGCGCTCCGTTGCATGGGCTCGACGACCTACAAGGAATACCGCGGCTACTTCGAGAAGGACCGCGCACTCGTCCGCCGTTTCCAGAAGATCGATGTCTACGAACCGTCGATCGACGATACCATCAAGATTCTCAAAGGCCTGAAGCCGTACTTCGAAGCGCACCACAAGGTCCGCTATACCGCCGAAGCCCTGAAGACCGCCGTCGAGCTGTCGGCGCGTTATATCGGCGACCGCAAACTGCCGGACAAGGCCATCGATGTCATCGACGAGGTCGGGGCGTCGCGGATGTTGCTGCCCGTGAACAAGCGCCGGAAAACGGTTTCCGCCAAGGACGTCGAAGCCATCGTCGCGATGATCGCGCGCATTCCGCCGAAAAGCGTGTCGCGTGATGACCGCGAAGCCCTGAAGACGCTGGAGCGCGATCTGAAAACCGTGGTCTTCGGTCAGGATCCCGCCATCGATCAGTTGTCCAGTGCCATCAAACTGGCACGTGCCGGCTTGCGTGAGCCGCAAAAACCGATCGGGTCCTATCTGTTCTCGGGGCCGACCGGGGTCGGCAAGACCGAAGTTGCGCGCCAGCTCGCCCTGACCATGGGTGTCGAGCTTGTCCGTTTCGATATGTCGGAATACATGGAGCGGCATTCGGTATCGCGCCTGATCGGTGCACCGCCGGGCTATGTCGGCTTCGATCAGGGCGGTCTGCTGACGGATGCCGTCGACCAGAACCCGCACGTCGTGCTGTTGCTCGATGAAATCGAAAAGGCGCATCCGGACCTGTTCAATATCCTGCTGCAGATCATGGATCACGGCAAACTGACCGACAACAACGGCAAGACCGTCGACTTCAGGAACGTGATCTTGATCATGACGACCAATGCCGGGGCCGCTGACATGGCCAAGCCGGCCATCGGCTTCGAGCGTGAAAGCCGTGTCGGCGAGGACAAGGAAGCCATCGAAAAGATGTTCACGCCGGAATTCCGCAACCGGCTCGATTCAATCATCGGCTTTGCCCCGCTTGGCACGGAAGTCGTCGCCAAGGTCGTCGACAAGTTTATCATGGAACTGGAAGCGCAACTCAGCGACCGCAACGTGATGATCGAATTGACCGACGAAGCGCGCGCCTGGCTGGCCGAGAAGGGCTACGACAAGTTGTTCGGCGCACGGCCGCTTTCGCGCGTCATCCAGGAACACATCAAGAAAGCGCTGGCCGAAGAAATGCTGTTCGGCAAGCTTGCCAAGGGCGGGCTTG
This genomic window contains:
- a CDS encoding phasin family protein codes for the protein MMATAKKTTTPKAAPKQASAPMTAVPVEAAVKAGQETVETIVKTNTQVAQKGVEKAVAMTEEQFAVAAKAGADAYKGYEDMVAFSKSNIEAMVQSNEIFSVGVKEINSTIYKLAQSNIEQTVALAQKMMSCTSLAEVVELQSDLAKTQYETAVEETRKLSDQTIKLAEKASKPLAERLTVAVETLSKPLAA
- the clpA gene encoding ATP-dependent Clp protease ATP-binding subunit ClpA, producing the protein MLSRNLEQTLHRALALAAERYHEYATLEHLLLSLTEDQDSVAVLRACGVDLEQLTMDVTNFIDDELEDIRNERVSEPKPTAGFQRVVQRAVIHVQSSGREEVTGANVLVALFSERESHAVFFLQMHEMSRLDAVNYISHGIAKVPGYSEERTVEGADEEAEGENVVRKGSEALDAYCVNLNAKAADGRIDPLIGREKEVDRTIQILCRRNKNNPLYVGDPGVGKTAIAEGLAKRIVEGDVPEVLQGATIYSLDMGSLLAGTRYRGDFEERLKNVMEELVNADNAILFIDEIHTVIGAGATSGGSMDASNILKPALQNGALRCMGSTTYKEYRGYFEKDRALVRRFQKIDVYEPSIDDTIKILKGLKPYFEAHHKVRYTAEALKTAVELSARYIGDRKLPDKAIDVIDEVGASRMLLPVNKRRKTVSAKDVEAIVAMIARIPPKSVSRDDREALKTLERDLKTVVFGQDPAIDQLSSAIKLARAGLREPQKPIGSYLFSGPTGVGKTEVARQLALTMGVELVRFDMSEYMERHSVSRLIGAPPGYVGFDQGGLLTDAVDQNPHVVLLLDEIEKAHPDLFNILLQIMDHGKLTDNNGKTVDFRNVILIMTTNAGAADMAKPAIGFERESRVGEDKEAIEKMFTPEFRNRLDSIIGFAPLGTEVVAKVVDKFIMELEAQLSDRNVMIELTDEARAWLAEKGYDKLFGARPLSRVIQEHIKKALAEEMLFGKLAKGGLVLVDIEDGIPTFTYPKQGGDDPKGGGKKKKPAYVE
- the clpS gene encoding ATP-dependent Clp protease adapter ClpS gives rise to the protein MAERKTPPYTGGDEETGVVVKPREKTKRPAMYKVLMLNDDYTPMEFVVHVLERFFSKSAQDATQIMLHVHQRGVGVCGVYTYEVAETKVAQTMDLARQHQHPLQCTIEKDGGEDDE